From the Quercus lobata isolate SW786 chromosome 6, ValleyOak3.0 Primary Assembly, whole genome shotgun sequence genome, one window contains:
- the LOC115950550 gene encoding uncharacterized protein LOC115950550, protein MATEIVIQLALLLLTLAMFVAVHKLPRQALNKLRTKNRAALHTNRHFVQGSHLLARARSTHHRAQSQAHAKSALIEAEKALSLSPKDPTPHLLKAHALHLMGHTASAIRSLDLALSPPRVRSLSESARGDALVTRAELKLAMNRKRRVDSAVDDLVEAVRLSGISDKATAFCLLGECYERKGMREEAREAFQEALRVEPGLVAARQGLSRSGP, encoded by the coding sequence ATGGCGACTGAGATTGTGATCCAATTGGCTTTGCTACTCCTAACCCTAGCAATGTTCGTCGCGGTTCACAAACTCCCAAGACAAGCTCTAAACAAGCTCCGAACAAAGAACCGAGCCGCTCTCCACACCAACCGCCACTTCGTCCAAGGGTCCCACCTCCTCGCTCGGGCCCGATCCACGCACCACCGGGCCCAATCCCAGGCCCACGCCAAGTCCGCTCTCATCGAAGCCGAGAaagccctctctctctctccaaaggaCCCAACCCCTCACCTCCTCAAAGCTCACGCTCTACACCTCATGGGCCACACGGCCTCCGCGATTCGATCCCTAGACCTAGCCCTGTCGCCGCCGCGCGTGAGGTCGCTCTCCGAGAGCGCGCGTGGGGACGCGCTTGTGACGAGGGCCGAGTTGAAGCTGGCCATGAATCGGAAGCGGCGAGTTGACTCGGCCGTGGACGATTTGGTCGAGGCGGTGAGGCTGAGTGGGATTAGTGACAAAGCGACGGCGTTTTGTTTGTTGGGAGAGTGTTACGAAAGGAAAGGAATGAGAGAAGAGGCTAGGGAGGCTTTCCAAGAGGCCTTGAGGGTCGAGCCTGGGCTCGTCGCGGCTCGTCAGGGGTTGAGTCGCTCGGGACCGTGA